The genomic interval CTTGTCATTTCAGATAGAGCAACAGATGGATGCTCTCCACAAACAGAAGTCTTCACAGTTCAAGAAGACAATGGATGTGagtagaaatgaaaatatttttgaagATCAGACTTAATCATTACAGACTCTACTTGAAATAAATCACTACACAGTGATactgcacttcctgtttcttgtaATGTGTTACTGATAAACTGCTTGTATTTAGCATGTGGACTATCAGTCATATGCCGAATTAATGACACGTAGTGATTGACTGCCAAATCAAAGCCAAAATACTCTGTTATCTATATTTAAAGGTCTAAAAGTGATAGTACCAAGCTTGTCCTTCAAGGTAAGAGAAAACCAGAAGTATTGAGACAAAGTGACAATGGCAGATTGTCCATTTCGTGATTCATGTCAGAGGCGTTTCAGTTGTGTTGCTCATCCCTTCTCTGTTCTTCCTCTATGGTGGGGCAAGTTGTGTTGAAAGTCTGGGAGCTGAACCACAGGGCATCATTTAACACCATGAATATCATTTCCAAAAGAAGAAGTTCTTGTCATGCActgttcaaatgaaaataaaaattagTCGGTTGGCACCAAAAGAACTGGATGCCAGTAGATTGAAGCCGCCCAGAGGTGGAGAACACCATGAATCCACTGACATACTCACTGCAGTCCAGTTCTGTtagagctgctgttgttttttaattatttcttaaaCGTTTTGCCTGTTAAAGCATTTGTGGTGATAAGCAGTTTATAATGCATTAAAAATCTTCAATGCTAACTGTGGTGCTGTCCCCAGACAAAGAAGGCATACGAGCAGAAGTGCCGAGATAAAGAAGAAGCCGATCAGAACATGAACAGACACACCAATGTCAACAACACCAAGCACATAGACAAGGTACAAGGAAAAAAGTGCAGCTGCTCACTGATGGACTGATGGagcatttattttctccacCTTTGGACTTTGGACACGAGGGTTATGTTTTTAGCCTGTTTCAGTCCATATTCATGTTAAGAAATGGAGACTGTGCAGACATGACAAAGATTATTGCTAGTAGTTaatcaacaactattttgatattgaattaattgtttcagtcagtTATCAAGAGAAAGTGTCAAATATTCACCAGTTACCAGCTACATTTCTTTGTTGCAAAACAGAATTTATTTGAAAACTAGCTATTTAAAGACATCATGTTGGGCTCTGTGAAACAAGTAGGCATTACTGTGCAGAAGAAATTGTTAATACTTTAGACTCCATAGATTTCCATAACATTAGTAGAAGTGTGTGCTCGTATGAGGCCTATCCAGCTGACTTAGGTTTGACTGATGCAGCTACtgttaaaacatgaacaataaaTGTTACCATGTACCTGTGTGTATCCGCTCACACCAGACTGACAATGTTCATAAGCCCTTATGAGCAgtaatttatgtatttgttacTTGTCATGTGTCAGCCTTTGACCCACTGTTGAAGACGTCGTGTTGTCTTTATTAAATCATCTTTCAGCTCTACTCAAAAGCACAGCAAGCAAAACAGAACGCAGAAGAAGCAGGTGAGTTTACAGACATCTTTACCGCATCGCGTGTTGCATCACTGCTTTAAACTTTTTCTCTCGTtaacacacttacacttacacaccaatggcagcgagctaccatgcaaggtgctggcctgaccatcgggagcaatttggggCTCAGTGTGTTGCCAAAGGACACTTCAACACGTGTCGATCAGTCAATCacttcagtccagactgaaatatctcaacaactattgttTGGATTGCTATAccgttttgtacagacatttgtgattcctagaggatgaattgtagtGACATTagctgacttttcatctagtgccaccagcaggtcaaagttgtcTCTAATCCGGTGAAAAATCTTAACATTGACTAGACGTTgatgttccccacaggattaattgtaataactttggttaTTTCTCCAATACTACAAtcatgactaaatacctgcaaaactatcAACATGCCCACATGGTGGACATTACACCTGTTTAACATCAAGGGTATTTATACTATATTTATACTGTTTGTActgatgtatgtgtttgattgGCAGACAGGTTATACCAGCAGAATGTGACCACACTGGGAAAGGTTAGAGATGAATGGCTGAAGGAACATGTCAAGGCCTGTGAGGTAAGACTTTGAACGACTCAAGATTACAAAACTTTGAATTCAACACACATCATGTAAATGagctgaatgtttctttttttccttccacagATGTTTGAAAAACATGCAGTGGAGCGTATTAACTTTCTGAGAAACACAGTCTGGACTCACCTCAACCAGCTGTCCCAGCAGTGTGTGACCAGTGATGAGGTACGGCCCACAGTTACagtaactttaaagctgctacaatcaaaatgtttatattaacaatggatcaaatgggTTGGCATAATGTGAAAGTGgtcactcgtagtgacaaacccacagagaattatcataagactctgcagttcctctcagctctacagagtATTTTAGCATCTTTACTACCGACTGTATGCTACCTACCCAgcatcaaacagacacagttagcgacgactagctggtgagcatagtggagcatttagcagctaaagagacagatatttacCTTTAGTGGACCACAATAGAGCtcaaagagagtgaatgttggacatTCATCATATGGACACAACATGACTTTAAATGAATGCTAAGGTTGCTCAGTGTCTGCTTTATGTATAAACTTGCTTAAACACATTTGCTATATCAACTTATataagatgataatatgtcagtgttgtgttgacagCTTGTTCTgatgcccccaagtggccaaaaaaaatcaattaatgcaggtttaaagtaAACTGCAAAATTAATTTTGTATCATTATAAGACTCTCACTTTTATAAACTTTCTTGGACATACCCCCAAGCACATCTATAAAGACATGGCTGAATTGGACTCTgatcttgtttttctgtgtgtgtgtgtgtgtgtgtgtgtgtgtgtgtgttcatagctGAATGAGGAAGTGAGGAAGTCACTGGAACAGTGTGATGTCCAGGAAGACATTGAACACTTTGTAAACCTCAGACGGACCGGTGACAAACCACCAGGTGTGAATTCAGAAATACTGTTAATTAACAATTAACTAATGATGGAAGTacaacacacaagcatgcactgTTTCATCAGTTTCCAGTATGTCAACGGCATCAGTCTTCCTCTCTAACAGCTCCAGTTGTCTATGAGAACTTCTACAGTGGTCAGAGGTCTCCAACTGGAGCACCACCCTCTCGACTGCCTCCACCCATCATCAGGTAAACAATAGAAGGACTGTAGGAGAGGCTGCCACCTGTCTGTTTATCCATCTGTCCTTCCAGTTAATATTTCAACCAGTTCTTTGCTAAAACTGACTGCAAAGTCCATGTTGTTTACCTTGTTTTGTGAATTCGCAGGAGGGGGCCATTACCTGATCCAACAAACAACAGTCGgggtatgtttttattttaactgtcAGTGTGTGGGAAACAAAAGgtattttcagctgtgggaTCGGATCTTGTGGCTTTATTATAAACTGAATGGTTGCTGCACGCTTCTGCTTTTCATACTAAACAAACACATCGTTTTGATCTTTGCTTCAGATGATACAGTCTACTCAACAGTGCAGGACGCTGGGTACAGCGTGATCcaatactaacacacacagatcggCTGGTGGAGTTATTGTACATCCTGTGCAGTGCAGAAGTctcatcacttcctccttcctccatttTCCGTGAAGACAAGGCCTTGCCAGAAATGAGTGTCATAACtgtgtacatacatattttaGGAGAGGTATATCACAGTGGTATAAACCGCACAGTAAACGTACTTATTTTATTCTTGTGGTTGTGTGTAATAAAATCCAAACAGGCTAATATGAGGACTTCTGCTCAGTATTTTGATGGAAAGGACattctgtaaaataataaataaacataaaacagtaaCATCCAGCTAATTACTGTATAAACTTTCATTTCCACTGTCCACATATGGAGCCCATTTATTACACACGTTAATATTATGCGAGGCTCCATCTTTTACATAATTACATCTTAATTTATCttcagttttgtatttattttgtggaTCTAAGGTAAGGTAAAGTGTCATCTGCagacttgttttcatttcctccgAGATGTGAGAGTAGCACGTCAGCTGACAGGGATCTTGCGATTGGAAAGTAAAAGCTCACACTCTTGTTTATCTAGAGTGTACTGCACACTGTGCAGCTGACCTGGTGTACgttttgtataaataaaatgatcttCTCAGCAATTTAAGTATGAAAGTTTCTCTATTCTCTTCTTATTTCCATGATCATTCATCCATGACACCGCAGATCATTTTCATGACTGACTTGACTTCATCTGGTGTGTAATGCTGAATCaagttacacacattttaactgcAGCCGTGTTTAAATCTTAATACCCGGCCCCTGCTAATTTAGACTTTAACGTACTCTTTTGCTCTGTTTGATGGCTGCATTTACAActgctgtttattatttatataacattCAAGGCAGTATTTTATTTGGACTATCAACAAAGGATGAAAGGTTCCAATAAAATGAGTACAGCTTTATTTCCACCACATTTGGCAACATAATGTTTTATCCTCTCAAATTTCAGTAtgtattttttgcatttcataTGTTACAGTCCTCCTCAATGTGAGTGAGAGTTCCTGGTAACCATCAGTTCATGTTCAGGATGCCCACATCTGTCTGCAGGGGGGGGCTGATTGTCTGCAGGCATTCATCCTGAATACCAGAGCAAATAGGAAGCGCTTTGTCCCCAGGATCAGTGGATAGTGTAAGAACAGGTACAGGTACGCAGGTTCTTCAGTGGTGCTCCGATATCACACGGCATGCTCTGATTTGATCAGATCCAGAATCATCTGGATGGTCTTCTCACCtacagcagacagagacagcatcAGATcaaataacatattttctccttgtttttatCTGCAGAGAGATCTGCTATTAatattgatgcatttatttGGTGTATTATCtgtaataaacaaaaatatttaaatgtataatggagggttttttatttaaattgttcCTCGTAACGCAGAACAAGGATTTGAGCTACTGTAAGTATAATTCCAAACCAGTGCTTAGAGATGTCTTGATGAACTGTAGAGAGCAACTGAAATACCTTCAATCTACTAAGTGTTGTCAGAATGGACAAAAATGTAAGCCATTCagtatttaaacacatttttttgtcatgattttTCAGGTTTTGCAGCACAGCCATGGAAACATTGAACGAAAGTGTATTATTGTAATTTCATACTGCTAACTCTCATTTGTTGTATTGTGATCATGCTGGAGTTTACCTTCCAGATTCATCCTCGGGTTCTCCAGCTTCTTTTCAAGCAGAGAGTCCATTAGCTTCCTCAGATGTTTGAAGATCACACCAATCCGTACGGGAGCCTTTAAGGGTGAACAACatggattaaataaaataaaatgaagatcCATTTCGTAGAGTATAAAGTTTGCAAGGACAGAACAGGACACAGGAAGTCACGGACAGCTTTGACACCACACTGAGCAAAccaggtgacctctgacctggaAGTGTATCCACCCGTCTAGTGTGATGagcctctctctgtgctgaaTATCAATGTCGCCTCCGAACAGCAGCATGGGGAAAGGAGGTATCAGAGTGGTGTCTCGCAGGTAGATCTTAGTGTACTTCACCTGTGGATGAACATTTATTAGCATGCGACTAACAGATAAAaagatatcacacacacacacacacactccacccatACCTTCTCCTGGTACAGCAGCCAGCCGTGTGTCTGCAGGTTGCGGTTAACAGACGAGGGGTGGACCTGAGCTTTGCCTTGGGGCGTCTCCACCGTGCACGCCACTCGCTCCAGCACATCCACAGAGGGAGTGCACAAGACCCGGGCCACGCTGTCGTAGAGCCCTGCCGTCAGCACTGCGTTCAGGACGGAGATCTGCTGCTTGGACAGCGACGgcgtctgctgctgcttggagtgagaagaggaggaagagcgagACGACCAGAAACCCGCCTGCTCCATCATCCTCATCAGCTCGTGCTTCACATCCTGGATAGAAGATGGAGTCAAACACATGGGGTTAGACAGGaggcagaagagagagacaatctGAGTTAAAATGAgagtctgagagtgtgtgtgtgtgtgtgtgtgtgtgtgtgtgtgtgtgtgtgtgttacctgtatGGTAATGAGAGCTGTGCGATTGAGGAAGTGTTTCCTACAGTAGGACATTTCTGCTCTCTGTCCCTCAGCCTGTGAGTTCTTCCACCTGACAGTGTGACAGGTCAACAGAAAAATAGGTCATCAGAAATCAGAGAGAGATATATTGAGCTGTCAAGATCAATAATTTctaatatcaaatatatttgttttcaatttttttGAAAGAATTTGTCATTGCTAAGGGCAACAGCTTCCTGACAGCGGTTGTTTCAGGGTTTCAGACCTTTGAAATACCACATAGAATGCAATTTAATACCTTTTCCCAGTAGGGACAATAAGGCCtacaattatttattaagtGCATGAATTTATtggcatttttaaacaaacaattaaaaaacaagtcTCCAGTCTAAATCTTTGCTAAAATTGACACTTTGGCGCTTGATGAGTCGTTGAGCTTCTTAGCTTCTGTAGCCAGTAGCAACAGTTTGCAGTGGGGCTGAATGAAAATCTTGAAGATTGAACAGTCTCCTGCATGCACAATCCACTGTTGAACCAGTCTCACTTGTCTTTTTACAGCTGTATAACTGATGTTACATTATACAGCGGGCAAGAAAAAATATTCAAGacctttttaaatcaatattgtTGTGTGATCAATCTGGGAGGTTTCTAAAAATCCCAAATATGCTCCTTAATGAAAATACACAGCCTATGTTTGAAGCCCATACCCCAGATATGCGTTGTATATCGTCAGGTGATCGGAGTTGGCTAATGCCAGGGCTGCTTTGGCCAGGTTGGCTTCCTCCTTCCTATTCATCGGTGTGGAGAAGGGAGACTTCTCTGCGATGGCTGCCGCGATGGTTGCCTGAAACAAATCTCTTATTAATATTGCTGGAAACTAATCATGATTCAAAGATCAATAATGATATCGTAACAGTAGTAGTGATCAAATGAAATACCAAGATATAATCCTCACACAGTTGCAAAGAATCACAGTTAGAGTGTTTTCTGAATAAAGAGGCAGTGAGACGTACTATGGGCTCCAGGCAGCCGAGGATGGCTCCATAGATGAGCATCTTGCCAATCTTCACATTGACGGGCAGACTCGCCAGGTGTTGTCCCAGAGGGGTGAGGACGTGATTGGTGGGGTGACACGCACcaatcttcctcagcaggttGACAGCGTTACTGACAGACTGGGGCAGAGGAGGATCCAGGGCCCGGCTCAGAAAGTCCTCCGGGGAGCCGTACTGACATTTCTACCcgagaggagtggaggagatTAGGGGGAGTGAAGAAAACACCTTAAACAGAAGCCTCAATAATGTTTCCACATGTGGTAGAAGGTGAAATTGTTGGCCTTTGTGTGGATCTTTATGTCTGCGTTTCTGTGTCTGGTTTATATACCATAATATGAAGGCAGAGCTCCTCCAGTGGGACTCGTAGTATCTCTGGAATGGAGTAATCCATGAAGGAGTCAAACCTGAGGTTAGGGGGTTAAACAAGAGCAGAATAGATCAGCACATGGCCTAAAACAGGAGTACGAGATGTGtagttttccttctttttgttccCATTCCCATCTCTGCACAATGACCGATGTCCTCCCTACCTGTATTTTGGGTAGAGTCTGAAGCAGAAGCCATTTCGGACACGTCCCGCTCTGCCCTGCCTCTGGAGGGCACTGGCTTTGGAAACAAAAGTTTCCACCAGAGAACTCATCTGGCTGCTCTCATGATACCTGGACGACACAGCAGACTGGAGTTAAGTCTCTATGCAGCCAAGTTCACTAATGTTTTCCCATTACTTATTAACCATTAGCCATGTTAGTGGCTAATAATCACCTAACAGTGTGACAGGTTAACAGAAAAATAGGTAAtcaaaatttcactttgtccaatactttgattgtTATGACCAAACAGCTGAAAATCTACTGACATTCAacctcagctgttctttgtgtttagtgctaattagcaaatgttagcatgctaacatatggtggacatggtaaacattagaCAATTAGATAACacatattttacaaaacaaatgtaatgaaacagatCCAGTTTACTTCCTATGACGACAGCAGTCTGTTTTAACTTAATAGAAAAGACTTTTCTGGTATTGTTCATGAGCCCTTACTTATTTTCTTTAGTCTTTCCTGTGTCGATGACAAACACAACGTCAGGAATAGTCACACCTGTCTCTGCAATGTTAGTCGACAAGACGATctaaaagagacacaaagcagAGCAGTCCGGTCAGGACTTGTGAATATATTTGTTCGGTTGTTAAGtcaaattattgtatttttatagagCATCAAAATCCAATTTTCTTTATTAAACAAGCTCAAGAATCAGTTGTAGTGAGAGATAGTTTTAACAGAAATTCAGGACTTTCTTGAGTCATATTGCATTACCTAGATTGCTCTGTTTTCTTACGTCTCAATGCTTTATTTAACCACATTCAGAAGTACCTTTCTAACTCCAGCAGGGGGCACTGTAAAGGCAGCAGCCTGGTCCTTTGATGAGAGAGTCGAGTGCAGAGCAACGATCCTGAACCTGAAAGAGGCGGTCATAACTCACAGTGAGGCAAATGAAAAGGGTCAAATTAAATGTACTGTTTTCAAACGCTGGTTCAGGACTATTATGAGTGTATACAGGATTacatcagtttgtgtgtgtcacctgtttTTGTCCCTGAACCTCTTGTCTGAGGAGAGAAGGTCGTAGAGCTGCTGGATGTGAGCCAGACCTGGGAGGAACACCAGAACGGCTCCGTCCATCTCCGCAAATTGTGGGGATTTGTCTGGCAGAGGACAAAAATACAGGACTTATACACGCACGTAACAAGACCTAAACATGTATGGATATGtactttgtgctgctgtgctgaAACGAGCGAGACAATGTGTTGTACCCAGGTAAACGATGAGGTCAACCAGTAAGTCCATGTTGATCTTATTAGGGTTCATATACTGCAACACCTGCCGAGTCCTGCTGCTGAAGTGGTCAAGATCTGGACCCAGGTCCCAGCCGGAAGAGGAGTCCCTCAGTATCACCTCCTGCAACAGACAGACGAGCTCAGACTTACACACACTCAGTATCAGAGTGACAGCTGGTTGCATACACAGATAACACACCACAACCAGATGTACTGCGTCACTGCTGCACAGACCCAACATTACCTGGTGCTGTAACGTCTTGCCACCTTTTTGTGTGACAGAGATGCtaacttcctcttcttcttcaagAATTTTCTGGCAGTACTCCGAGTCCTTCTCCAGGATGTAACCCGTCTGCTCCACTATGTCTTCCAAGTGGGACACCTAGAAAACAAACGCACAGGAGCTTGAAAATATCCTGTTTCCTTGGTGAGTCAAAAATGCATCTGTCATAGGCCTTAATGCAAAAACAGATGCAGCTTAGCCCTGATATAGACAAATGGAAAGTTAAATTAGATTCTGTATATAAGTAAACACAAACTAaatctcctctcacctccactGGGAAAGTCCTGCCAGGGATGGTGATCACTGGGCAGCGGTTGAAGTAGTTGGAGAACTTGTCACAGTCCACTGTGGCACTCATAAGGATCAGCTGCAGGTCTGATCTCCTCATAACAACATCTTTCAGGATGGTTAACAGGAAGTCCGACTGCACGCTGCGCTCGTGGACCTGAGATGGAGGTGGGGTGAGATGAAGAAGCCCAAAGAATACATAAGCAGGAGACTTTCCAACTCACTGTCTTGTTAGTCACATGCACTTACTTGGTTGATGTGGTTGATTGAGGGGCTGTGGCTTAGCCTAATGGTAGTATGTGTGTTTACTAGCAAACTAGCAAAATAACCTGCATCAAAGTTCTGATAAAATTAAACTGCAATCAGCggtggaaaaacattttgttctctgCCGCgatctgatgacatcacttaaaataaatacactttctGATTTTTATAACAAGACAAAAAATGGCTCTTACAAATATATTACTCTGAGTGTGGAAAGGACAATATGGCATCACACAGGGTGCCAAATCAATCTGCAAACACTGTGTTTGATCAGTAGCCATCAGTACCTCGTCTACGATGATGTGTGTCAGGGAGCTGAGGTGTCTGTCATGCTGGAGTCTCCTAAGCAGAACTCCAGTAGTGCAGTACAGCAGGCGAGTCCACTCCCCAGACTGATTCTCCATCCTGATCTGGTATCCACACAGCGACGACTGAAACGTGATTTCAACAAGAAATGTGATAATTTAAGCAGGTGACATCCCATCAGCCTACATTATCACAAGGTTTCATATTCAGGCCCATCGAACCTTGGATCCCGGGCCATCCTCGCAGCCGAGCTCCTGGCTGACTCTGCAGGCCAGGCTCATGGCAGAGATCCTGCGGGGCTGTGTCACCACGATGTTGCAGGGCTGCGCCGCTTTGCCTTCGGTCAACAGCTCCTCCAAGAGGAACTGAGGAATCTGAGTACTCTTTCCACTGCCTGTCTCaccagccaccaccaccacagggTGTCGCTGCAGAGCCTCCAGGACCCGATGTCGGTGTTGGAAGACAGGAAGCTGCTCTCGCTCTGCCTTGAAGGTAAGATACTTGTTGAATTACTTAGGTTCAGTTTATACATCTGTAAGATTAAAACATCTTTAATATGGTAAATAGTTCAAAGCTTAAGTGTATCTACCTGCAGTTTGTGGGCAAGTGAGGACTTCTTCAGCTTTTTTAAGAGCTCTCTGGATGCCTCAAGTGCTCCtgccccctccttcctccctcctcttttctcactcTTGTCCTCCACTTCTTCTCCACCCTCCCCAATATCAAGACCAGCCAGGTTCTCCCAGGACTCTTCAGGCTCTTCATCCCCGGCCCCGTCCTGCCCAAGCTGGCCCTGGGATCCAAACCCCTGCACTTGGctcttgttctgctgctgtttgagtcTGGTCAGAAGCCGGGAGATGAACTGGTCTCGAGGTTTGTTGGCAGCGGTGCGGCTctcttcctgttgctgctgctcgCTGTCTCTCCACTCCAGCCAAACGTCTCTGTAGGTTGGAGGAAGGAGCTGGTGCACTGACTGAGAGGGGTGGGAGTGAATTAGTTATTAGATGAGAATTAGAATTGGAATGAATAAAGggaaaaaattaaaatatgagGTCAAGCAGCACAGAAAAACTGTGGTATCCTCTGCTTGGTTACATGTATTACCTGTCCTTTAACCAGGGTGTAGAGTGCCAGTGTCGCTGCCAGATGTTGGGCCTGCATGCTGTCCTCAGTCAGGATCGTTGGACAAACTTCAAGAGCATCCTCCACCCTCTGAACAC from Enoplosus armatus isolate fEnoArm2 chromosome 18, fEnoArm2.hap1, whole genome shotgun sequence carries:
- the pstpip2 gene encoding proline-serine-threonine phosphatase-interacting protein 2 is translated as MKNLHFKDFFWNSDLTCTVGYDAIIQYLNDGKRTCKEVEEFMKARASIEEKYAKDLLGLSKKVCGHNEMNTLKRSLDMFKLQTEHVSLSHLQLAQSMREEAKKLEEFKEKQKEIRKKIEQQMDALHKQKSSQFKKTMDTKKAYEQKCRDKEEADQNMNRHTNVNNTKHIDKLYSKAQQAKQNAEEADRLYQQNVTTLGKVRDEWLKEHVKACEMFEKHAVERINFLRNTVWTHLNQLSQQCVTSDELNEEVRKSLEQCDVQEDIEHFVNLRRTGDKPPAPVVYENFYSGQRSPTGAPPSRLPPPIIRRGPLPDPTNNSRDDTVYSTVQDAGYSVIQY
- the dhx29 gene encoding ATP-dependent RNA helicase DHX29 isoform X2: MGGKKKKSAAQAATPVAPAAAAAGRTGADAAGNGVAEEPKKQPANNKQAKPAKESKSKAPKTYSLANTAQVDTGGVSDKSILKVAIQADLEKKIIKLINDFREENGDKGPISGRLTNKKLLDLYTALEKFKFKREHIEEAMKSSVLYGGDLHSALDWLCLNLKDDELPEGFTQQMQEESQKSRPKFQPPPQQKPAAPSPKPPNNTHKETTKATEKDEAASMKDWILRYAEQSSEEEEEEEEEEGKKTARNPELDVKFDPNDRYLALTAQLYDAKEMAAAAKTKGDKAGQRMAQDRIRIIQQEMKQLESHPMFNPAIKVVDVPQKEKKVLPVREDKEDLSFSLFEQAEKAPPAEKVVKKNEPKDIRNFDYTARSWTGKSPKQFLIDWVRKNLPKSPAPAFHKVAAGRYWRCKVRVQRVEDALEVCPTILTEDSMQAQHLAATLALYTLVKGQSVHQLLPPTYRDVWLEWRDSEQQQQEESRTAANKPRDQFISRLLTRLKQQQNKSQVQGFGSQGQLGQDGAGDEEPEESWENLAGLDIGEGGEEVEDKSEKRGGRKEGAGALEASRELLKKLKKSSLAHKLQAEREQLPVFQHRHRVLEALQRHPVVVVAGETGSGKSTQIPQFLLEELLTEGKAAQPCNIVVTQPRRISAMSLACRVSQELGCEDGPGSKSSLCGYQIRMENQSGEWTRLLYCTTGVLLRRLQHDRHLSSLTHIIVDEVHERSVQSDFLLTILKDVVMRRSDLQLILMSATVDCDKFSNYFNRCPVITIPGRTFPVEVSHLEDIVEQTGYILEKDSEYCQKILEEEEEVSISVTQKGGKTLQHQEVILRDSSSGWDLGPDLDHFSSRTRQVLQYMNPNKINMDLLVDLIVYLDKSPQFAEMDGAVLVFLPGLAHIQQLYDLLSSDKRFRDKNRFRIVALHSTLSSKDQAAAFTVPPAGVRKIVLSTNIAETGVTIPDVVFVIDTGKTKENKYHESSQMSSLVETFVSKASALQRQGRAGRVRNGFCFRLYPKYRFDSFMDYSIPEILRVPLEELCLHIMKCQYGSPEDFLSRALDPPLPQSVSNAVNLLRKIGACHPTNHVLTPLGQHLASLPVNVKIGKMLIYGAILGCLEPIATIAAAIAEKSPFSTPMNRKEEANLAKAALALANSDHLTIYNAYLGWKNSQAEGQRAEMSYCRKHFLNRTALITIQDVKHELMRMMEQAGFWSSRSSSSSHSKQQQTPSLSKQQISVLNAVLTAGLYDSVARVLCTPSVDVLERVACTVETPQGKAQVHPSSVNRNLQTHGWLLYQEKVKYTKIYLRDTTLIPPFPMLLFGGDIDIQHRERLITLDGWIHFQAPVRIGVIFKHLRKLMDSLLEKKLENPRMNLEGEKTIQMILDLIKSEHAV
- the dhx29 gene encoding ATP-dependent RNA helicase DHX29 isoform X1; this encodes MGGKKKKSAAQAATPVAPAAAAAGRTGADAAGNGVAEEPKKQPANNKQAKPAKESKSKAPKTYSLANTAQVDTGGVSDKSILKVAIQADLEKKIIKLINDFREENGDKGPISGRLTNKKLLDLYTALEKFKFKREHIEEAMKSSVLYGGDLHSALDWLCLNLKDDELPEGFTQQMQEESQKSRPKFQPPPQQKPAAPSPKPPNNTHKETTKATEKDEAASMKDWILRYAEQSSEEEEEEEEEEGKKTARNPELDVKFDPNDRYLALTAQLYDAKEMAAAAKTKGDKAGQRMAQDRIRIIQQEMKQLESHPMFNPAIKVVDVPQKEKKVLPVREDKEDLSFSLFEQAEKAPPAEKGLSLVKKNEPKDIRNFDYTARSWTGKSPKQFLIDWVRKNLPKSPAPAFHKVAAGRYWRCKVRVQRVEDALEVCPTILTEDSMQAQHLAATLALYTLVKGQSVHQLLPPTYRDVWLEWRDSEQQQQEESRTAANKPRDQFISRLLTRLKQQQNKSQVQGFGSQGQLGQDGAGDEEPEESWENLAGLDIGEGGEEVEDKSEKRGGRKEGAGALEASRELLKKLKKSSLAHKLQAEREQLPVFQHRHRVLEALQRHPVVVVAGETGSGKSTQIPQFLLEELLTEGKAAQPCNIVVTQPRRISAMSLACRVSQELGCEDGPGSKSSLCGYQIRMENQSGEWTRLLYCTTGVLLRRLQHDRHLSSLTHIIVDEVHERSVQSDFLLTILKDVVMRRSDLQLILMSATVDCDKFSNYFNRCPVITIPGRTFPVEVSHLEDIVEQTGYILEKDSEYCQKILEEEEEVSISVTQKGGKTLQHQEVILRDSSSGWDLGPDLDHFSSRTRQVLQYMNPNKINMDLLVDLIVYLDKSPQFAEMDGAVLVFLPGLAHIQQLYDLLSSDKRFRDKNRFRIVALHSTLSSKDQAAAFTVPPAGVRKIVLSTNIAETGVTIPDVVFVIDTGKTKENKYHESSQMSSLVETFVSKASALQRQGRAGRVRNGFCFRLYPKYRFDSFMDYSIPEILRVPLEELCLHIMKCQYGSPEDFLSRALDPPLPQSVSNAVNLLRKIGACHPTNHVLTPLGQHLASLPVNVKIGKMLIYGAILGCLEPIATIAAAIAEKSPFSTPMNRKEEANLAKAALALANSDHLTIYNAYLGWKNSQAEGQRAEMSYCRKHFLNRTALITIQDVKHELMRMMEQAGFWSSRSSSSSHSKQQQTPSLSKQQISVLNAVLTAGLYDSVARVLCTPSVDVLERVACTVETPQGKAQVHPSSVNRNLQTHGWLLYQEKVKYTKIYLRDTTLIPPFPMLLFGGDIDIQHRERLITLDGWIHFQAPVRIGVIFKHLRKLMDSLLEKKLENPRMNLEGEKTIQMILDLIKSEHAV